A single window of Methylobacterium nodulans ORS 2060 DNA harbors:
- a CDS encoding alpha-D-ribose 1-methylphosphonate 5-phosphate C-P-lyase PhnJ, whose amino-acid sequence MSATLLHDAAVEAPHPGYNFAYLDEGTKRMIRRAILKAIAVPGYQVPFASREMPMPYGWGTGGVQVTAAILGRRDVLKVIDQGSDDTTNAVSIRAFFARTAGVAVTTRTAEATVIQTRHRIPEHPLAEGQTLVYQVPIPEPLRFLEPRETETRQLHALAEYGLMHVKLYEDIARHGHIATTYAYPVEVAGRYVMDPSPTPKFDNPKMDDCPALQLFGAGREKRIYAVPPYTRVRSLDFEDHPFRVQHFERPCALCGAREVYLDEVLLDDAGGRMFVCSDTDFCEERRAAGHQGEGV is encoded by the coding sequence ATGAGCGCGACGCTGCTTCACGACGCTGCGGTCGAGGCTCCGCATCCCGGCTACAACTTCGCCTATCTGGACGAGGGCACCAAGCGGATGATCCGCCGGGCGATCCTCAAGGCCATCGCGGTGCCCGGCTACCAAGTGCCCTTCGCCTCGCGCGAGATGCCGATGCCCTATGGCTGGGGCACCGGCGGCGTGCAGGTGACGGCGGCGATCCTCGGCCGGCGGGACGTGCTCAAGGTCATCGACCAGGGCTCGGACGACACCACCAACGCCGTCTCCATCCGCGCCTTCTTCGCCCGCACGGCCGGCGTCGCGGTGACCACCCGCACCGCCGAGGCGACGGTGATCCAGACCCGCCACCGCATCCCCGAGCACCCGCTCGCCGAGGGCCAGACCCTCGTCTACCAGGTGCCGATCCCCGAGCCGCTGCGCTTCCTCGAACCGCGCGAGACCGAGACGCGCCAGCTCCATGCCCTCGCCGAATACGGGCTGATGCATGTCAAGCTCTACGAGGACATCGCCCGGCACGGGCACATCGCCACCACCTACGCCTATCCGGTCGAGGTGGCGGGCCGTTACGTGATGGACCCGTCCCCGACCCCGAAATTCGACAACCCGAAGATGGATGATTGTCCGGCCCTGCAGCTCTTCGGAGCGGGGCGCGAGAAGCGCATCTACGCGGTGCCGCCCTATACGCGGGTGAGGAGCCTCGATTTCGAGGACCATCCGTTCCGGGTGCAGCATTTCGAGCGCCCCTGCGCCCTCTGCGGAGCCCGGGAAGTCTATCTCGACGAGGTGCTGCTCGACGATGCCGGAGGGCGGATGTTCGTCTGCTCGGACACGGATTTCTGCGAGGAGCGCCGCGCCGCCGGCCATCAGGGGGAGGGCGTGTGA